The genomic stretch AACCAAAGCATACTTCGAAGCTGAAAAATGTGCTGATTTGATATTCAATTTTTTAACAGAAGAAAGTCCACTCCCACATATTTCATGAATATGGTAACTACCGGTATAATTAAAGGTACACAGACTTGGAGCATTTAGCTTGATTTTGGCATGGAGAGATGAATTATAATGCATAGCTAAATTGACAAGTGTGTTGTTTGATATGCTGAGGATTTGTGCATCCCTTACCTTACAATCAAAAATGACCAAACTATTCAACTTGGTAAAGGCCAAAAAGGGCTCAGCACAACCATTTTCATCCCCGCAAAAGGCAAAATTTGTTAGATCCAAGCTGGTCAGTAAAGGCAAATTCAAAGATTTTGGAAATAATGTTGCTGTAGAATCGCTCCATTTAGGGCGAACTGAAAGCGTAAGAGATGTAAGAGCCCGGCATGAAGAAACACAGTTGAAAACGAGACCAATATCACCACATACAGAGATTCCTAACTGTTGGAGATGGGTGTTATGGGAAATAACATAGTTTAAAAACCTTTTAAGGAGTCGAGGCTCAATAGTACGACCACGTATAAGATTAACTGCATGTAGTGCAGTAGAGGTATCACGGAGAGACAAAATCTTAGAGACGAATACAGAGAAAATCTTGAGAGTCATAAATTCATGTGAATTCAAATTAAGAGTTGGCATACGTTTCCAGAGATGTTTCCATCTGGTGGACAAAACACAAGTTTGAACGGCATGCTGTATGGTCAAAAAAGACAAAATGTGAAGGATAATACATTCTGGTAAGTTACTGAGTCTGTCTTCATTCCCATCGAATCTTATTCTCCCCATACTTGTTCGGATCCTGCTATGATAGAGATGATCAGCAAATGACCATAGTATTTAGAAGAAAGTATTTTgataataaaatgaaattcagtTAGAGAGTATAAATAAAATACCATGCCATGATCGATCGTCGACGGAACGATACGCTGCAGCATACAGTGACAATTAAATTCGGTTAGTACTGACATCACACCTAAAGTACAAAATTCATAATGAATCATGAAAAGAACAATTGAGATTCAACATCAATATTCATATTTACTAGGGATTAACAGTGTCATGATCAAGAATTTAAAAGTTCATCTTGACAGTATCAGAATTCTCCAACCAAAAAACAGTGTCATCATCATTGAGGTCGTCAACagataaacaaaaaaaaatagaACTATATCACAATGAAGAACGAATTGAAAAGCTGAATCAATTGCAGCATAAAAGAGTAAAAGAGCTAAAAATTAAATAAGAATGAATAGTCGAAGAAGTGTACGTACATAAGAGAAGAAGCAGTTTGAGTTCGGCTTTTGCGTTTGTGTGTTACGGAGCCTACCTTTTATATTCATTCAATTCAAACACAATTAAACTCTATGCATTTGTTTTGTTAATTCCTGAAATGCCCTTGCAAGGTCTATGAAGAAACTAGTTGTTTGTTACAACCAACGGCGCCATTTACTGTGGGTTTTAGGGTAATTTTATTATTATCTGATGTCAGCATTGTTCTTTGTTAACTTTTCTTTTTTCCTGATTCTAGTTTTTTTCTTTGACAAAACTTTCTTCGGTTATTGACTATATTTAAGAGACTCAAAATAAATGAGACTAAAAGTATTTCTTTTATAATAAAAAACATATAAATATATATGATTTGTTGACTAtataaatttttttatatatattttaaattcaCCCCTCTATTCTCttttaaaaacaaattttaaTATCTTAAATTCATTGAATAAAtgatttatttgaattatttgaattGTAATTTATAGTATTATTTATCTAATTCTATCGAATTCTTTAAAGTTATTatataaagaaaataaaaaattattgcatttcctttttctttcataaaataaataaaaatctaAATACCATAAATTATATCTTATTCCATACAATGTATGTGGACAGTTACATGATTTTATTAttaactattttttttttaaaatagtttgaaatatatttttaaaaaatatttaaaatttaatatttcATCAAGTAATACGAAAGTTGGAGATCTCCAAAATATCTGTTTGAATTAGTATTTTAAAAATTCGAATTAATTGAATTGAGAATTAAAGATATCCCCAATTGTTGAATTGAATAAGTTATTGAATTAGTACCAACataattttagtttttttttatataattattttaacTAAAGAAGAGACACAATCAAATAGAATTAGATAAATAGTATAAGTTACAATTCAAATCATGATTAACATGGAAAAGATCTAAACATATGAATTAATCAAACTTGTTTTTAGGAATAACAATGGATAGAGTTTGAGTATGATATTATAATACCCATCCTTATACCCGCACTTTTAAAAAATCTTTGTATCCGAGCTCATATCCATGTGGGTACCAACATTTGTACCCGTGCCGATATCATATGGGTAACTAAGTACATATATTCGTACCCACTTACCCGCATTTCTAATAAAATCATTATTGAACAATTATAGTTTATCATGTTATTTTAAGATTTTGGAAACATTAAAAAAAAAGTCCAAGGATATTATTGTTGAGTTCAGAAATAAACAAACACTTATATTGAAATGTGTACAAATTTAATATAGATGTATTCAATAAAATTGATAAACATACATAAgtttataataataaaaataaaaataaataaatatatatagTGCGGGTATGAGGTGGGTGTTGAAGGGTAATTCAATATTTTATTATTTCGCCTACGTGGCACtattatttgtgtatatatataATAGTATAGTTGTCAACAATTGTATCCTCCGAGTATTGTTATGCAGTGTCTGGCAACCAATTTCAATGTGTCACCGTTAGTGGAAGTTTGTTAGAATTTGTTATTCTCtctcttctttttcttcctcaaTCTTCATTTTTTCACCTTGTGCATCAataattggtatctagagctccggttcagatCCACGCGGAAGCACAGAGAAACATGAGCGAATGGTGAggcgttgtgtgattgattttgttTCTTGAGTTCGTGTTGAACTTTTGATTGAAAACGTAAAAaaatcacatttcttgattctgCGGGATTTAGAAACAATAGTGTTTAGTGAGATCTGAGTGTActgcacaaggttgaagatgaacgaAAACAATAAGCTGAGTACCAAGCTTCCAGTGTTCGATGGTAAGTACTGGAATCAGTGAATGATTCATATCCCGTGTTGTTTGACATTCAAGgtgttcttgatctcgtcaatgatAGTTACGTTCTGGTTGTACTTCTGACAAATGCAACGGATGTGCAGAGATATGCTCATCATAatctgaggaagaaggatcagaaggACTTATTCTACATCTATTAGTGTGTGGATGTGAAGGTGTTTGAGAAAATTGTTGATTCGACGACGGCGAAGGATGCATATGACACACTGGTACGATGCTACGACGGTGATGCATAAGTAAAGAAGGTGAAACTTCAGTCTCTAcgtaagcagtatgagaatcttagcatgaagaaaaatgaaaatgtacCTGACTACATCTTCAAAGTGATTCTAATAacaaatgagatgaagtcgtgTGAAGAAActatcattgagaaggtacttagatctcttactcTCCAACTTGATTACATTGTGGTAACAATTGAACATTCTAAATATCTTAacaccatgagaattgaagagccgcaaagcagtctagaggcacaagagttgcgtctgactgaGAGAAACTCTGAAATGGAGGTAGAGCAACAGGCTCTGAAAGTAGCTTCTGGTAAGAAATAATCAGAAGCAGTCTTGGTCAGAAGCTAGGAAGAGATCTGATGGTGTTCAAAAGTCAGAAACTACAACTTCTTGAAGGCAGAAGAGTGCTCAGAAGGAGAAGGTGAAGTATGACATGAGGAAAGTTCAGTgctactgttgtaagaagtttggtcacttcGCTGTTGATTGTTGGTCAAATAAGGAAAAGGAAGTCAGAAGAAGTAAATGTCGCCAGaggagattctgatgatgaatTTATGCTATTGATGGCTTTTGAATATGATGATTCATATTTGGTACATGGAATTCAAAGAAGCCAGAGAAGTCATGCATTGTGTGCATGAGAGGGAAGCAACCAAGACTTCCATTTGCatatgtgtagcggtaaattcatgaccatcaagctatggataaacttgacgtcagtaaaaccaaagtcgtcaccgcgcttttattgtttccaaaggaaaagggaaaagtacgaacaaaacccaaagataagaagttttcaaatcaaaactaataaaattccagagattacaggtaagggggttggttacacaaagggaaggtgttagcacccaaagtgttctaggtactcccagggagcccttttttttatgtgtgtatgtgtttttggtataaaagatgtttgagaaaaagaTAGAGTGTATGgttgagaaaagaattcattgattatatttttgtgtttgacaagacctccgaacttgtgcctacgtaccaacataattttagttttttttatataattattttaacTAAAGAAGAGACACAATCAAATAGAATTAGATCAATAGTATAAGTTACAATTCAAATCATGATTAACATGGAAAAGATCTAAACATATGAATTAATCAAACTTGTTTTTAGGAATAACAATGGATAGAGTTTGAGTATGATATTATAATACCCGTCCTTATACCCACACTTTTAAAAAATCTTTGTATCCCAGCTCATATCCATGTGGGTACCAACATTTGTACCCGTGCTGATATCATATGGGTAGCTAAGTACATatatgtaagaacaaaaattgttctacaacagattccttgattttgatgataacaaaggatgaaaccaaaaatggcaccctaacgaaaagtttctaagtgtgcaggattctaaagaaagaaggaagaaatctgatgatgtcatcagatacagaagCAGATCAGATACAtattctcaaatgatcagaagcatctgatgaggaaacacgctcaagaagttctaactctaagcaaaacagcaaagtatcagaagcatctgaacaagaagtgaactctagatgttctgactctgaacaacgctatctctaaactccagaagttctcagcgctatctaaagaaactatctgaactcacaagagatcaacatcagatacaaaactccaagtttctccagaaacacaaatactctgagcatggaattgctaatcatgaaagagtaacgttgaagtcaagtaaagatttgcaaatggatttcctaattgagaaagagacgttaatctccaatttcaataaagaaaatactacttgtggtaagtagtcatttcaagaagaaaaaagtcatcctgcagaagctatttatgtgatggcgtaacttcatctcaatatccaccagtttcaactactacttcaactgatatATAAATAGGCTGCAATCAACCTTGAAGAAGCTAAGAAGTCAATAAGCCAATaagccaaaactatactgaaacatcaacactcaagaaaaacactcttgctctctaagattttcacgaagcttttgcttattacgtgaaaaactcttgttcttaacaTTGTAATAttttgctttcttagaagcactctagattacataaatctttcatctattgtttgttgatttcctcaagtgactctgtgtagtctgtatacttgagaggactaagagatttttctcttagacgttgtttgtaatctttcaagattagtggattaagtccttgttgaaggagaaatcaccttggccgggtggactggagtagctttgtgttataagcgaaccagtataaaatctttgtgtggttttcattttgaaacagcgcttatttttcaaacaattcaaaccccccctttcttgtttttctcaccttcaatatATCCGTACCCACTTACCCGTATTTCTAATAAAATCATTATTGAACAATTATAGTTTATCATGTTATTTTAAGATTTAGGAAACATTAAAAAAAAGTCCAAGGATATTCTTGTTGAGTTCAGAAATAAACAAACACTTATATTGAAATGTGTACAAATTTAATATAGATGTATTCAATAAAATTGATAAACATACATAGgtttataataataaaaataaaaatatataaatatatatagtGCGGGTATGAGGTGGGTGTTGAAGGGTAATTAAATATTTTAGTATTTCGCCTATGTGGCACtattatttgtgtatatatataATAGTATAGTTGTCAACAATTGTATCCTCCGAGTATTGTTATGCAGTGTCTGGCAACCAATTTCAATGTGTCACCGTTAGTGGAATTGTTAGTGGAAGTTTGTTAGAATTTGTTATTCTCtctcttctttttcttcctcaaTCTTCATTTTTTTCACCTTGTGCATCAataattggtatctagagctccggttcagatCCACGCGGAAGCA from Lathyrus oleraceus cultivar Zhongwan6 chromosome 7, CAAS_Psat_ZW6_1.0, whole genome shotgun sequence encodes the following:
- the LOC127106878 gene encoding putative F-box/FBD/LRR-repeat protein At1g78760 isoform X1, which translates into the protein MACRIRTSMGRIRFDGNEDRLSNLPECIILHILSFLTIQHAVQTCVLSTRWKHLWKRMPTLNLNSHEFMTLKIFSVFVSKILSLRDTSTALHAVNLIRGRTIEPRLLKRFLNYVISHNTHLQQLGISVCGDIGLVFNCVSSCRALTSLTLSVRPKWSDSTATLFPKSLNLPLLTSLDLTNFAFCGDENGCAEPFLAFTKLNSLVIFDCKVRDAQILSISNNTLVNLAMHYNSSLHAKIKLNAPSLCTFNYTGSYHIHEICGSGLSSVKKLNIKSAHFSASKYALVLFSWLINFANIESLTVTSTVLQILSLVPDVLKVKLRCFHNLKSLKVELIQIRAGSLLLLIQEAMIEKAAAKSPKEVVKLRKAFETSFEPPAIPDGIVDFLRQNSPSAEVNISTEDPCSFNLKQIEESIKGVNINNYRSRFSMRSSARLPRLSVRSSSSVAPGLAAKSASAAEPASDAAPASAAEPASDAAPASAAEPATAGSPNLHMCLGEKDDDK
- the LOC127106878 gene encoding putative F-box/FBD/LRR-repeat protein At1g78760 isoform X2; this encodes MACRIRTSMGRIRFDGNEDRLSNLPECIILHILSFLTIQHAVQTCVLSTRWKHLWKRMPTLNLNSHEFMTLKIFSVFVSKILSLRDTSTALHAVNLIRGRTIEPRLLKRFLNYVISHNTHLQQLGISVCGDIGLVFNCVSSCRALTSLTLSVRPKWSDSTATLFPKSLNLPLLTSLDLTNFAFCGDENGCAEPFLAFTKLNSLVIFDCKVRDAQILSISNNTLVNLAMHYNSSLHAKIKLNAPSLCTFNYTGSYHIHEICGSGLSSVKKLNIKSAHFSASKYALVLFSWLINFANIESLTVTSTVLQILSLVPDVLKVKLRCFHNLKSLKVELIQIRAGSLLLLIQEAMIEKAAAKSPKEVVKLRKAFETSFEPPAIPDGIVDFLRQNSPSAEVNISTEDPCSFNLKQSL